In a genomic window of Nocardia fluminea:
- a CDS encoding acyl-CoA thioesterase, protein MGTSELIEIPVRWTDVDAYQHVSHMALVALLDDGRGRWLERVIGPQAPGWEYVVARLEVDFRAPAVLGERALFGSFTIEHVGTSSVRLRERLLTASEVVVVDAVCVVVAWDRRQSVSRALTGVEKSLLVGG, encoded by the coding sequence TTGGGAACATCGGAACTCATCGAAATTCCCGTGCGCTGGACCGATGTGGATGCCTATCAACATGTCTCGCATATGGCGCTGGTCGCGCTTCTCGACGATGGGCGCGGCCGCTGGCTCGAGCGCGTCATCGGGCCGCAGGCGCCGGGCTGGGAGTATGTCGTCGCGCGGCTGGAGGTGGACTTCCGTGCCCCGGCGGTTCTCGGTGAGCGGGCGCTGTTCGGCTCGTTCACGATCGAGCATGTCGGTACGTCCAGTGTCAGGTTGCGTGAACGGCTGCTGACCGCGTCCGAGGTCGTAGTGGTCGACGCTGTCTGTGTGGTGGTCGCCTGGGATCGCCGACAATCGGTCAGCCGCGCTCTGACCGGAGTGGAGAAGTCGCTCCTCGTCGGTGGGTAG
- a CDS encoding SDR family NAD(P)-dependent oxidoreductase has protein sequence MNWARLDGQVAVVTGGNDGIGLGFARGLAQAGASVAVLGRRPERNAAAAEQLPGDARPFTCDVADEVSVTAAFDAVVEAYGRIDSCFVNAGISGTAGPALAGTAGEWNNVLGVNLTGAFFTARAAADRIRQRGEGGSIVFTSSLAAFDASPLNAPYAASKAGVLALTRSLAAASARDRIRVNAIVPGWVETAMTEDAMGSDGADKILRRIPLHRWGSAEDFEGLAVLLAGSGSSYLTGQAVVVDGGYSVF, from the coding sequence ATGAACTGGGCACGCCTAGACGGTCAAGTGGCCGTGGTGACCGGTGGTAACGACGGAATCGGGCTCGGTTTCGCCCGCGGCCTCGCGCAGGCCGGCGCCTCGGTGGCCGTACTCGGCCGACGTCCGGAGCGCAACGCCGCTGCCGCCGAACAACTCCCCGGTGACGCACGGCCGTTCACCTGCGATGTCGCGGACGAAGTCTCGGTGACGGCCGCCTTCGATGCGGTCGTCGAGGCCTACGGCCGGATCGACAGTTGCTTCGTGAACGCCGGAATCAGCGGTACCGCGGGTCCGGCGCTCGCGGGCACCGCGGGGGAGTGGAACAACGTCCTCGGCGTCAACCTCACGGGAGCGTTCTTCACCGCCCGGGCAGCCGCGGACCGGATTCGCCAGCGCGGCGAGGGTGGCTCGATCGTGTTCACGAGCAGCCTCGCGGCGTTCGACGCCTCCCCGTTAAACGCACCGTATGCGGCGAGCAAGGCAGGCGTGCTGGCGCTGACGCGTTCGCTCGCCGCCGCATCGGCCCGTGACCGGATCCGCGTGAACGCGATCGTCCCCGGCTGGGTCGAGACGGCGATGACCGAAGACGCGATGGGAAGTGACGGGGCGGACAAGATCCTGCGCCGGATCCCGCTACACCGATGGGGCTCGGCGGAGGACTTCGAAGGGCTTGCCGTGCTGCTCGCCGGATCGGGGTCGAGCTACCTCACCGGTCAGGCGGTCGTCGTCGACGGCGGCTACTCGGTTTTCTGA
- a CDS encoding AMP-binding protein encodes MVNEIDIATLHEAIAAEFADEPCVIATRTLTWGQVTERTRRLAAVLRANGLGERRPDATTPPWETGQDHLGVLLYNAPEYLEAVLGAYKASVAPFNINYRYTIDELAYLLKDADPAVLVYGATFAPLVSAVLPLLPRRPLLLQVADGGAHELLDGALDYESALVAADPADGVPQSSPDDRHLGYTGGTTGMPKGVIWRCGDMVAGPYGVRGTFDEAIERARKVRGVVLPAPPFMHGAGLGIAFGGWLGGATVVIPRNPERFDAAAVVDALQTHRVTSMSIVGDAFGQPLIAELERNSRALPDLRLLVNSGAALQEGSKARLRELLPGVRITDVLGSSETGLHAKRAPGGSNRFSSKGSAVVLNDARTALLEPGAAEIGWLAQGGRIPTGYLGDPDKTSATFVTVGERRYSVPGERARLLADGGIEFLGRDATTINTGGEKVFADEVEAVLRALPGVSDALVVGRPSERWGQEVVALVQVAPDVSTDQLGAGCREHLAGYKVPKAFIMVDRIQRLDNGKTDYKWAKALAAGTQ; translated from the coding sequence GTGGTGAACGAAATTGATATCGCGACGCTTCACGAGGCCATCGCAGCCGAATTCGCCGACGAGCCATGCGTGATCGCCACGCGCACATTGACGTGGGGCCAGGTGACCGAGCGGACGAGGCGGTTGGCTGCCGTCTTGCGCGCGAACGGGCTCGGCGAGCGACGCCCGGATGCCACGACGCCGCCGTGGGAGACCGGCCAGGACCACCTCGGCGTGCTGCTCTACAACGCACCCGAGTACCTGGAGGCCGTGCTCGGCGCCTATAAGGCATCGGTCGCGCCGTTCAACATCAACTACCGGTACACCATCGATGAACTGGCGTACCTGCTGAAGGACGCCGATCCGGCGGTACTCGTGTACGGCGCGACCTTCGCACCGCTGGTGTCCGCGGTCCTTCCGCTTCTGCCCCGTCGGCCGTTGCTGTTGCAGGTCGCCGACGGCGGTGCGCACGAGCTTCTCGACGGCGCGCTCGATTACGAGAGCGCGCTCGTCGCAGCCGATCCCGCCGACGGTGTGCCGCAGTCGAGTCCCGACGACCGCCACCTCGGCTACACCGGCGGCACCACCGGTATGCCGAAGGGGGTGATCTGGCGTTGCGGCGACATGGTGGCCGGTCCCTACGGTGTTCGCGGCACGTTCGACGAGGCGATCGAACGGGCGCGAAAGGTGCGCGGTGTCGTTCTCCCTGCACCGCCGTTCATGCACGGCGCGGGCCTGGGTATCGCGTTCGGTGGCTGGCTCGGCGGCGCCACCGTTGTCATTCCGCGCAACCCCGAACGATTCGACGCGGCGGCAGTGGTCGATGCCCTCCAGACTCATCGGGTGACGTCGATGTCGATCGTCGGTGACGCGTTCGGTCAACCGCTGATCGCCGAGCTGGAACGGAATTCGCGTGCGCTGCCGGACCTTCGGCTGCTCGTCAACAGCGGCGCCGCACTGCAGGAGGGCTCGAAAGCCCGACTCCGCGAGCTTCTTCCTGGAGTTCGGATCACCGACGTGCTCGGCTCGTCGGAAACCGGATTGCACGCGAAACGCGCGCCCGGCGGTTCGAACCGATTCAGCAGCAAAGGATCGGCGGTAGTTCTGAACGATGCGCGCACCGCGCTGCTCGAACCCGGCGCAGCCGAGATCGGCTGGCTTGCCCAAGGCGGCCGAATCCCGACCGGGTATCTCGGCGATCCGGACAAGACTTCAGCAACATTCGTGACGGTCGGCGAACGGCGGTATTCCGTGCCGGGCGAGCGGGCGCGACTGCTCGCCGACGGCGGTATCGAGTTTCTCGGTAGGGACGCGACCACGATCAACACCGGCGGTGAAAAGGTTTTCGCCGACGAGGTCGAGGCCGTGCTCCGCGCGCTCCCCGGCGTGTCCGATGCGCTCGTGGTCGGTCGTCCGAGTGAGCGCTGGGGCCAGGAAGTCGTGGCGCTGGTGCAGGTTGCGCCCGATGTCTCCACTGACCAGCTCGGAGCGGGATGCCGGGAACACCTTGCCGGCTACAAGGTGCCGAAGGCCTTCATCATGGTCGACCGGATACAGCGCCTGGACAACGGTAAGACCGACTACAAGTGGGCAAAGGCCCTGGCAGCGGGGACACAATGA
- a CDS encoding MFS transporter yields MTQQPTITDTVSPRLHGPDIVARLDRLPVLKPHIVWIALIAVNLMIEYYDNGLFIYIAPALQSDANLTTGQIGTIGSAFFVGMLIGALIGGRLADRFGRRTVLVWATVVYSLASLMSAALPEYSWMLVSRIITGIGVQAATSILLVYIAEMFPSKSRGRFVAVATIAFTVTAPVLGALALFLLPNSAPGTWRYLFLFGAIGLIIAPTIRFLLPESVRWQVSRGDLDAADKQVADLEARAVRGGKPLPEPVVRTEAGSNFTLRELMGNRRILRLVAVVGFGWFGATLGLYMYQNWSVYVLIDSLHYSESDAYGLQFVWSLVYAITPLATALLIDRVERKTLILWSSLASALPILALGLATSNPVVAVAGGAAGVLTGVVFSVYYAYIPETMPTEARGLGTGVIFSIGRFGGVVSGVLGAAIYSADDWGLDRSGLMITAAAVYVVSAMVVFGFGPKTANKSLEEVSENELRPAD; encoded by the coding sequence GTGACACAACAGCCCACCATCACTGACACTGTCAGCCCGCGTCTGCACGGACCCGATATCGTCGCCCGGCTCGACCGGCTTCCCGTACTGAAGCCACATATCGTGTGGATCGCGCTCATCGCCGTCAACCTGATGATCGAGTACTACGACAACGGCCTGTTCATCTACATCGCGCCCGCGCTCCAGTCCGACGCGAACCTCACCACCGGCCAGATCGGCACGATCGGCAGCGCATTCTTCGTCGGCATGCTCATCGGCGCGCTCATCGGCGGACGGCTGGCCGATCGATTCGGCCGGCGCACGGTGCTGGTGTGGGCGACGGTGGTCTATTCGCTGGCCTCCCTGATGTCAGCGGCCCTGCCCGAGTATTCGTGGATGCTGGTTTCCCGCATCATCACCGGCATCGGCGTGCAAGCGGCGACCTCGATTCTGCTGGTGTACATCGCCGAGATGTTCCCCTCGAAATCCCGGGGGCGATTCGTCGCCGTCGCCACGATCGCCTTCACTGTCACCGCGCCGGTACTCGGCGCACTGGCACTGTTCCTGCTGCCCAACAGCGCACCCGGGACCTGGCGTTACCTGTTCCTGTTCGGCGCCATCGGCCTCATCATCGCCCCCACCATCCGCTTCCTGCTTCCGGAATCGGTGCGGTGGCAAGTCTCCCGGGGCGACCTCGACGCGGCCGACAAGCAGGTCGCCGACCTCGAGGCTCGCGCCGTCCGCGGGGGCAAGCCGCTGCCGGAGCCGGTCGTCCGCACCGAGGCCGGCTCGAACTTCACCCTGCGTGAACTGATGGGGAACCGGAGAATTCTGCGTCTGGTCGCCGTCGTCGGCTTCGGCTGGTTCGGCGCTACGCTCGGCCTGTACATGTACCAGAACTGGTCGGTCTATGTGCTGATCGATTCCCTGCACTACTCCGAATCCGATGCCTACGGACTCCAATTCGTCTGGTCCCTCGTCTATGCGATTACGCCACTGGCCACCGCACTCTTGATCGATCGGGTGGAACGCAAGACGCTCATTCTATGGTCGTCGCTGGCCTCGGCATTGCCGATCCTGGCGCTCGGTCTGGCCACCAGCAACCCCGTTGTCGCCGTCGCAGGCGGCGCGGCGGGAGTTCTCACCGGTGTCGTGTTCTCCGTGTACTACGCCTACATTCCCGAGACGATGCCGACCGAGGCACGCGGTCTCGGCACCGGCGTCATCTTCAGCATCGGCCGCTTCGGTGGTGTCGTGTCCGGGGTTCTCGGCGCTGCGATCTACAGCGCCGACGACTGGGGGCTCGACCGATCCGGCCTGATGATCACCGCTGCCGCTGTGTATGTCGTGTCCGCGATGGTGGTGTTCGGCTTCGGACCGAAGACAGCCAACAAATCGCTGGAAG
- a CDS encoding RidA family protein → MSKRQYFNPGARAERYHDELHFATATRVGDLIWVSGQVGIDPATSAPAEGIEAQARFAFEGVKQALEAAGSSMDNIIELLTYHTDMARDGQIFGKVKDEYVKAPYPCWTGVGVTHLARPEFLCEVRVVAYAID, encoded by the coding sequence ATGTCCAAGCGTCAGTACTTCAATCCCGGAGCTCGTGCCGAGCGTTACCACGACGAGCTGCATTTCGCGACGGCGACCCGCGTCGGGGACCTGATCTGGGTCTCCGGTCAGGTCGGGATCGACCCCGCCACCTCGGCGCCCGCCGAGGGCATCGAGGCGCAGGCCCGGTTCGCGTTCGAGGGCGTCAAACAGGCGCTGGAGGCGGCGGGCTCGTCGATGGACAACATCATCGAACTGCTCACCTACCACACCGACATGGCTCGCGACGGTCAGATCTTCGGCAAGGTCAAAGACGAGTACGTCAAGGCGCCGTACCCGTGCTGGACCGGAGTCGGCGTCACGCACCTCGCCCGCCCGGAATTCCTGTGCGAAGTCCGCGTCGTCGCCTACGCCATCGATTGA
- a CDS encoding phytanoyl-CoA dioxygenase family protein, with protein sequence MIDESVKKAFWEDGATVVRNFLDPAQLAELYEVFTWNVANPGPFVFRRLDGTSLQTHIDNANPAAKERLDELMTRLPFGEFFAELWESEHVWYYAEEVFAKENGASGRGPFHQDTSNLPWAGPHWGNAWVSFQHIPKKNSLEVVRGSWKGIEYDGASFANADDPTEPLYGDGSLPRLPWIDQDLEKDPNSWDLVSFEVNPGDVVFLHPRSLHGGAAVDADCPDRHTLVLRFFGDDATFRELPRTNPRYARNGVLFTEEMAKLNAGDPFRSPVFQQLV encoded by the coding sequence ATGATCGACGAATCGGTGAAGAAGGCGTTCTGGGAAGACGGCGCGACCGTCGTCCGCAACTTCCTCGACCCCGCACAGCTCGCGGAGTTGTACGAGGTCTTCACATGGAACGTCGCCAACCCCGGCCCGTTCGTGTTCCGGCGGCTCGACGGAACGAGTCTGCAGACCCACATCGACAATGCCAATCCTGCTGCCAAGGAACGGCTCGACGAGCTGATGACCCGGCTGCCGTTCGGCGAGTTCTTCGCCGAACTGTGGGAATCCGAACATGTTTGGTACTACGCCGAAGAAGTGTTCGCCAAGGAGAACGGCGCAAGCGGGCGCGGCCCCTTCCATCAGGACACCTCGAACCTGCCCTGGGCGGGCCCACATTGGGGCAACGCCTGGGTCTCGTTCCAGCACATCCCCAAGAAGAATTCCCTCGAGGTCGTGCGCGGCAGCTGGAAGGGTATCGAGTACGACGGTGCCAGCTTCGCCAACGCCGACGATCCGACCGAACCGCTCTACGGCGACGGATCGCTGCCACGACTGCCGTGGATCGACCAGGATCTGGAAAAGGACCCCAACTCCTGGGATCTCGTCTCGTTCGAGGTGAACCCCGGCGACGTGGTGTTCCTGCACCCGCGGTCACTGCACGGCGGCGCGGCAGTCGATGCCGACTGCCCGGACCGCCACACTCTCGTGCTGCGGTTCTTCGGTGACGACGCGACATTCCGGGAACTCCCGCGGACCAACCCCCGCTATGCCCGCAACGGCGTGCTGTTCACCGAGGAGATGGCGAAGCTGAACGCGGGCGACCCGTTCCGTTCGCCAGTCTTCCAGCAGCTCGTCTGA
- a CDS encoding NAD(P)-dependent alcohol dehydrogenase gives MTRLPATAAVLRDARGQYSLEELQLDPPGPGEVAVRIRGAGFCHTDLLPRSPLVPTPVVTGHEGAGVVEAVGAGVNLAVGDHVVLSMDSCGTCPNCIAARPTYCGGFWPRNMTGKRADGTTNAVDADGSPVSARWFGQSSFATRTVVSARSAIKVDPSLPIELMGPLGCSVLTGAGTVLNALDVQPGSTVVIFGAGAVGLSAVMAAQVAGATTIVAVDRNPQRLELATKLGATETTDDAAQLRKPNAHYSIDTTGAAAVLSSALRVLRPGGVLGMVGTPREDWTLSMLDMTIGRTIKAVQMGDCAPQVFVPVLISLWQQGRLPFDELITTFPLHEIDAAEQAMRSGEVVKPVLLPEESA, from the coding sequence ATGACCCGTCTGCCTGCGACCGCAGCCGTCCTCCGCGACGCCCGCGGTCAGTACTCGCTCGAAGAACTCCAGCTGGACCCGCCAGGTCCAGGGGAGGTGGCCGTCCGAATCCGCGGAGCCGGGTTCTGCCACACCGACCTGCTCCCCCGGTCGCCGCTTGTGCCGACGCCGGTCGTCACCGGGCACGAGGGCGCGGGCGTGGTTGAAGCCGTCGGCGCGGGCGTAAACCTCGCGGTCGGCGATCACGTCGTCCTGTCCATGGACTCGTGTGGCACCTGCCCGAACTGCATTGCCGCGCGGCCCACCTACTGCGGCGGATTCTGGCCGCGCAACATGACCGGCAAGCGGGCCGACGGCACGACCAACGCCGTCGACGCCGACGGGAGTCCGGTGTCCGCCCGGTGGTTCGGCCAGTCGTCGTTCGCGACGAGAACCGTGGTGTCGGCGCGCAGCGCGATCAAGGTCGACCCAAGCCTGCCGATCGAATTGATGGGTCCGCTGGGCTGCAGCGTCCTCACCGGCGCGGGGACCGTGCTGAACGCTCTGGATGTCCAGCCGGGCTCGACCGTCGTCATCTTCGGTGCCGGCGCGGTCGGGCTGTCAGCCGTCATGGCCGCCCAGGTCGCCGGTGCTACGACGATCGTGGCCGTGGACCGCAACCCCCAGCGGCTGGAACTGGCCACGAAGCTCGGTGCCACCGAGACCACCGACGACGCGGCGCAGCTGCGAAAGCCGAATGCCCACTACAGCATCGACACCACCGGTGCCGCTGCCGTGCTGTCGAGCGCGCTGCGCGTGCTCCGGCCAGGTGGCGTGCTCGGCATGGTCGGTACGCCACGCGAAGACTGGACGCTGTCGATGCTCGACATGACGATCGGCCGCACCATCAAGGCGGTGCAGATGGGCGATTGCGCGCCACAGGTGTTCGTCCCCGTCCTCATCTCGCTGTGGCAACAGGGTCGGCTGCCATTCGACGAGCTCATCACGACGTTCCCATTGCACGAGATCGACGCCGCCGAGCAGGCGATGCGCAGCGGCGAGGTCGTCAAGCCGGTTCTACTGCCTGAGGAGTCCGCATGA
- a CDS encoding TetR/AcrR family transcriptional regulator: MTRPQRRTPPERKDRAPRQDRSTETRRRLLDATIESLAKDGWAGTGLTSVADRAGLSRGAAQHHFGTRDELVEAALDHLPAQRIEEIRERGQHLPDGPERLEAVVDLLCDIFGGSLGVASLQLWVGASTDPQLGDLVRKADARFNREIYQLTLELLGFSDEPENRRAVQATLVLVRGFALDAMVRDDKKWRHDVLQAWLPVLERGLA, from the coding sequence ATGACCCGACCACAACGGCGGACACCGCCCGAACGGAAGGACCGGGCGCCCCGCCAGGACCGCAGCACGGAGACCCGCCGTCGATTGCTCGACGCGACGATCGAATCGCTGGCAAAGGACGGCTGGGCGGGGACCGGGCTCACCTCGGTCGCTGATCGCGCCGGACTGTCCCGCGGTGCGGCGCAGCACCACTTCGGCACGCGCGACGAACTGGTGGAAGCTGCCCTCGATCATCTCCCCGCCCAGCGCATCGAAGAGATTCGCGAGCGCGGCCAGCATCTTCCGGACGGGCCGGAGCGACTCGAAGCGGTAGTCGACCTGCTGTGTGACATCTTCGGTGGTTCGCTCGGGGTCGCGAGTCTGCAGTTGTGGGTCGGTGCATCCACTGATCCCCAACTCGGCGATCTCGTCCGCAAGGCAGACGCGCGGTTCAACCGCGAGATCTACCAGCTGACACTCGAATTGCTCGGCTTTTCCGACGAGCCCGAGAACCGCCGCGCCGTACAGGCGACGCTCGTCCTCGTACGCGGTTTCGCGCTCGACGCGATGGTCCGCGACGACAAGAAGTGGCGACACGACGTGCTTCAGGCATGGCTGCCTGTACTCGAAAGGGGGCTCGCATGA
- a CDS encoding aldehyde dehydrogenase, producing the protein MTIDYNQLFIDGTWAAPSSADKIAVYSASTEELIGSVPAGQEADIDGAVAAARRAFDDPTGWAHWTAYERAVVLDRFADELLTRSPEFVQRISAQNGMPVRIGRKSEGLVPSMLTRYYADLIRRTPAEETRPSFITGSTLVRKEPIGVVGAIVPWNFPQSLTFFKLSPALAAGCTVVLKPSSQTVLDSMLIGEAAEAAGLPAGVLNIVPGSGRGAGMHLVNHPDVDKVAFTGSTDAGRTIAEACGRQLKQVTLELGGKSAGILLDDVDLAKAMPAMFSSTLLNQGQSCFISTRILAPRRRYAEVVDAFTMLARSLPIGDALDKSTAIGPLASAAQRDTVESYIAKGVAEGGRITTGGGRPKGLDRGWFVEPTIFADVTNDATIAREEIFGPVLAVIPYDDDADAVRIANDSDYGLGGTVWTSDVERGKDIARRVRTGSVGVNGYTMDHGAPFGGVKASGLGRELGPEGLAAYQQLKSIYVP; encoded by the coding sequence ATGACCATCGATTACAACCAGCTTTTCATCGACGGCACCTGGGCCGCGCCGAGCTCGGCCGACAAGATCGCCGTGTACTCGGCGAGCACCGAAGAACTCATCGGCTCGGTGCCTGCCGGGCAGGAAGCCGACATCGACGGCGCCGTCGCCGCCGCACGGCGCGCGTTCGACGACCCGACCGGCTGGGCGCACTGGACAGCTTATGAGCGGGCGGTCGTACTCGACCGTTTCGCCGACGAGCTGCTCACCCGCAGTCCGGAATTCGTCCAGCGCATCAGCGCGCAGAACGGCATGCCGGTACGGATCGGGCGCAAGAGCGAGGGCCTCGTTCCGTCGATGCTCACGCGCTACTACGCCGATCTCATTCGTAGGACGCCTGCGGAGGAGACCCGGCCGTCGTTCATCACGGGCAGCACGCTGGTGCGCAAGGAGCCGATCGGCGTCGTCGGCGCGATCGTGCCGTGGAACTTTCCGCAGTCCCTGACGTTCTTCAAGCTCTCCCCCGCGCTGGCCGCCGGCTGCACGGTCGTGCTCAAGCCCTCGTCGCAGACGGTGCTCGACTCGATGCTCATCGGCGAGGCCGCCGAGGCCGCCGGCCTGCCGGCGGGTGTGCTGAACATCGTTCCCGGCTCGGGCCGTGGCGCCGGGATGCACCTGGTGAACCATCCCGATGTCGACAAGGTCGCTTTCACCGGCTCCACCGACGCCGGGCGGACCATCGCCGAGGCCTGTGGCCGCCAGCTGAAGCAGGTCACCCTCGAACTGGGCGGCAAATCCGCGGGAATTCTGCTCGACGATGTCGATCTCGCGAAGGCGATGCCCGCGATGTTCTCATCGACCCTGCTGAATCAGGGACAGAGCTGCTTCATCAGTACCCGAATCCTTGCCCCGCGCCGCCGCTACGCCGAGGTGGTCGACGCCTTCACGATGTTGGCGCGCTCGCTGCCCATCGGCGACGCGCTGGACAAGTCGACAGCGATCGGCCCGCTGGCCAGCGCCGCGCAGCGCGACACCGTGGAGTCCTATATCGCCAAGGGTGTCGCAGAGGGCGGGCGGATCACGACCGGTGGCGGTAGGCCCAAGGGCCTCGACCGTGGCTGGTTCGTCGAGCCGACGATCTTCGCTGACGTCACCAACGACGCCACCATCGCGCGCGAGGAGATCTTCGGGCCGGTACTCGCGGTGATCCCGTACGACGACGATGCCGATGCGGTAAGGATCGCCAACGACTCCGACTACGGGCTGGGCGGCACCGTGTGGACCTCGGATGTGGAGCGGGGCAAGGACATCGCGCGCCGGGTTCGCACCGGCAGTGTCGGCGTCAACGGCTACACGATGGACCACGGTGCACCGTTCGGTGGCGTGAAGGCCAGCGGCCTCGGCCGCGAACTGGGCCCCGAGGGCTTGGCGGCCTACCAGCAGCTCAAATCGATCTATGTTCCCTGA
- a CDS encoding NAD(P)/FAD-dependent oxidoreductase: MNGNPLPDRGPRYTTFTGWVDRPTDLTPPLDSTLSCDVAVVGGGLGGMATALRLTERGADVVLLESEFCGYGASSRNAGQISAKPTGEPQILARVNPQLLRDLVRFAASSVRFSEDLLEQLGIECEYEAVGNVGAAVTKGQMRKAQRDARALLAAGADLKFGDQRELGLPDTFLGGMLTPAGGTMNPGLFTLGLRAALLGSGVRVFEESPVQSVQDVGSGAMVITPLGRIRAKKVVLANNAWAPELAITPQRLSRPVWVNMIETAPVERDRIVATGWTSRAGLATKHNVMESYHLTPADTIAVGVRQLKIGKNPVVERISNPGVVADLTDAFRARFPSLRDVAVTKTWGGWIAMTSSRAPVVGKASKNVYYAIGCNGHGLGQAPYLGSLLADHLTSDEIHEDMMPWWQSENRFPRSLYLHNPVLRAAWLADRIGDRRVGR, encoded by the coding sequence ATGAATGGGAATCCGCTACCGGACCGCGGTCCCCGGTACACCACCTTCACCGGGTGGGTGGACCGGCCGACCGACTTGACGCCGCCCTTGGATTCCACCCTCAGCTGTGACGTCGCCGTGGTCGGCGGCGGTCTCGGCGGCATGGCGACCGCGCTGCGGTTGACCGAGCGCGGAGCCGACGTCGTCCTGCTCGAATCGGAATTCTGTGGCTACGGTGCGAGTTCGCGCAATGCCGGGCAGATCTCGGCCAAGCCGACCGGTGAGCCGCAGATCCTGGCCAGGGTGAACCCGCAACTGCTCCGCGACCTGGTCCGGTTCGCCGCGTCCTCGGTCCGGTTCTCTGAAGATCTGCTCGAGCAACTCGGCATCGAATGCGAATACGAAGCGGTCGGCAACGTCGGCGCCGCGGTCACCAAGGGACAGATGCGTAAGGCGCAGCGCGACGCGCGAGCCCTGCTTGCCGCCGGCGCAGACCTGAAGTTCGGTGACCAGCGTGAACTCGGCTTGCCCGATACCTTCCTCGGCGGCATGCTGACCCCCGCGGGGGGCACCATGAACCCGGGCCTGTTCACGCTGGGTCTGCGTGCGGCGCTTCTCGGTTCGGGGGTGCGGGTGTTCGAGGAGTCGCCTGTGCAATCGGTACAGGATGTCGGTTCGGGCGCGATGGTGATCACGCCGCTGGGCCGGATACGCGCAAAAAAGGTCGTGCTGGCCAACAACGCCTGGGCGCCCGAGTTGGCGATCACGCCACAGCGGCTCTCCCGGCCGGTATGGGTCAACATGATCGAGACCGCACCGGTCGAGCGCGACCGCATCGTCGCCACCGGATGGACCAGTCGCGCGGGCCTGGCGACCAAGCACAATGTGATGGAGAGCTACCACCTCACCCCAGCCGACACCATCGCAGTGGGTGTCCGCCAGCTGAAGATCGGGAAAAACCCAGTCGTGGAGCGGATTTCAAATCCCGGTGTGGTCGCCGACCTTACCGATGCTTTCCGTGCTCGATTCCCGTCGCTGCGTGACGTTGCCGTGACGAAGACGTGGGGCGGCTGGATCGCGATGACGTCCTCGCGCGCCCCCGTGGTCGGTAAGGCGTCGAAGAACGTCTACTACGCCATCGGCTGCAATGGTCACGGCCTCGGCCAGGCACCCTACCTGGGAAGCCTGCTCGCCGATCACCTGACCAGCGACGAGATCCACGAGGACATGATGCCGTGGTGGCAGTCGGAGAACCGTTTCCCTCGTTCGCTGTACTTGCACAATCCGGTGCTGCGAGCGGCCTGGCTGGCAGACCGGATCGGTGACCGCCGCGTGGGCCGCTAG